A portion of the Corynebacterium occultum genome contains these proteins:
- a CDS encoding ABC-F family ATP-binding cassette domain-containing protein — translation MANLINLENVSKSFGLKTLLDGVSLGVQTGDRIGVVGLNGGGKTTLLEVLSGVEEPDSGRVSHNSDLALAVVTQRAELNPEDTIAEVVLAPLGLQTFEWASNAKVREVLGGLGIVDLGLDTKVGGLSGGERRRVNLAVALVQDLDLIILDEPTNHLDVEGVQWLAQHLLSRRSALVVVTHDRWFLDTVATQTWEVHDGQIDSYEGGYNDWTFARAERARQSDAIEQRRQNLARKELAWLRRGAPARTSKPRYRIEAAEALISDVPSPRDSVELMAFSRSRQGKVVIELEDATVATPDGRVLVEDLTWRLAPGERIGLVGVNGSGKTTLLRTLAGEHPLSAGKRIEGKTVKLGWLRQELDDLDPKLRLLEAVEDVASYVQLGKKEMSASQLAERLGFSAKRQRTPVGDLSGGERRRLQLTRVLMAEPNVLLLDEPTNDLDIDTLQELESLLDGWPGTLVVISHDRYLIERVADTTWALFGDGKLTNLPGGIEEYLRRRAVMEASNTGVINLGENTAAKSEVAPGKQPGLSSQEEREMQKQLNALERKIVKLDQKITKLNAGMATAAEKMDTATLADLDTELHQIRDEREGLEMEWMELAEQLDQ, via the coding sequence ATGGCGAATTTGATCAACCTTGAAAATGTATCCAAGTCCTTTGGCTTGAAGACGCTGCTTGACGGCGTGAGCCTCGGCGTGCAGACCGGTGACCGCATTGGTGTCGTCGGACTGAACGGCGGTGGCAAAACCACCCTGCTGGAGGTGCTTTCCGGGGTCGAGGAACCGGATTCCGGCAGAGTCTCCCACAACAGTGATCTCGCCCTCGCGGTGGTCACCCAACGTGCTGAACTGAACCCCGAGGACACCATCGCTGAGGTGGTGCTCGCCCCGCTGGGCCTGCAGACCTTCGAATGGGCCTCCAACGCCAAGGTGCGGGAGGTGCTCGGTGGTCTGGGGATCGTCGATCTCGGCCTGGACACCAAGGTCGGTGGGCTTTCCGGTGGTGAACGTCGACGCGTGAACCTGGCGGTGGCACTGGTCCAGGATCTGGACCTGATCATCCTTGATGAGCCCACCAACCACCTGGACGTGGAAGGTGTCCAGTGGTTGGCCCAGCACCTGCTCTCGCGGCGCAGCGCCCTGGTGGTGGTCACCCACGACCGTTGGTTCCTGGACACCGTGGCCACCCAGACCTGGGAGGTCCATGACGGCCAGATCGACTCCTATGAGGGTGGCTACAACGACTGGACCTTCGCCCGCGCTGAGCGGGCCCGCCAGTCGGATGCCATTGAGCAGCGACGCCAGAACCTGGCGCGTAAGGAACTGGCCTGGCTGCGCCGGGGCGCCCCGGCCCGTACCTCCAAACCCCGCTACCGCATCGAGGCGGCCGAAGCACTGATCTCGGATGTGCCCTCCCCACGCGACAGCGTTGAGCTCATGGCCTTCTCCCGTTCTCGGCAGGGCAAGGTCGTCATTGAGCTGGAGGACGCGACCGTCGCCACCCCGGATGGCCGGGTCCTGGTGGAGGACCTCACCTGGCGCCTGGCCCCGGGTGAGCGCATCGGCCTGGTCGGTGTCAACGGTTCCGGTAAGACCACCCTGCTGCGCACCCTCGCGGGGGAACATCCCCTGAGCGCCGGAAAGCGGATCGAAGGCAAGACCGTGAAACTCGGCTGGCTGCGCCAGGAGCTCGATGACCTCGACCCGAAACTGCGCCTCCTGGAGGCGGTGGAGGATGTGGCCAGTTATGTCCAGCTGGGCAAGAAGGAGATGTCCGCCTCCCAGCTGGCGGAACGTCTGGGCTTCTCCGCGAAACGGCAACGCACCCCGGTCGGTGACCTCTCCGGTGGTGAGCGCCGCCGACTGCAGCTGACCCGCGTGCTGATGGCGGAGCCGAATGTGCTGCTACTCGATGAGCCCACCAACGACCTGGACATCGACACCCTCCAGGAGCTGGAATCCCTGCTCGACGGCTGGCCCGGCACCCTCGTGGTCATCTCTCATGACCGCTACCTGATTGAACGTGTCGCGGACACCACCTGGGCGCTCTTCGGGGATGGCAAGCTGACCAACCTGCCCGGCGGCATCGAGGAATACCTGCGCCGCCGGGCCGTGATGGAGGCGTCCAACACCGGGGTGATCAACCTCGGGGAGAACACGGCGGCGAAAAGCGAGGTGGCCCCGGGGAAGCAGCCTGGCCTGAGCTCCCAGGAGGAGCGGGAGATGCAGAAGCAGCTCAATGCCCTGGAGCGCAAGATCGTCAAGCTGGATCAGAAGATCACGAAGCTCAACGCGGGGATGGCGACTGCGGCGGAGAAGATGGACACCGCCACCTTGGCGGATCTGGACACCGAACTGCACCAGATCCGGGATGAACGGGAGGGCCTGGAGATGGAGTGGATGGAATTGGCGGAGCAGCTCGATCAATGA
- a CDS encoding CueP family metal-binding protein, translating into MKLPSFLTVGVLALLALSGCAAADTNPEATHSALADFEGQDARTLIEELDATPVAERRSDIMASIRADELLISDASGAEMALPLPADEFYVSVAPYATQTHDCFYHSLTTCLGELDNQAVQVKVVAADGGILVDQEMSTFDNGFLGLWLPRDINATLSIEHERKSSTQEISTGAEAATCLTTLQLT; encoded by the coding sequence ATGAAGCTGCCCTCTTTCCTCACCGTCGGTGTTCTCGCACTCCTCGCCCTCAGTGGCTGTGCCGCTGCCGACACGAACCCGGAGGCCACCCACTCTGCCCTGGCTGATTTCGAGGGCCAGGATGCCCGCACCCTCATCGAGGAACTTGATGCCACCCCGGTGGCGGAGCGCCGCAGCGACATCATGGCCTCCATCCGTGCCGATGAGCTGCTGATCAGCGATGCCAGCGGTGCAGAGATGGCACTCCCCCTGCCCGCGGATGAGTTCTATGTTTCGGTGGCACCCTACGCCACCCAGACCCATGACTGCTTCTATCACAGCCTGACCACCTGTCTCGGGGAGTTGGACAACCAGGCGGTCCAGGTCAAGGTGGTGGCGGCGGATGGCGGCATCCTGGTGGATCAGGAGATGAGCACCTTCGACAATGGTTTCCTGGGACTGTGGCTGCCCCGGGACATCAACGCCACCCTCAGCATTGAGCATGAGAGGAAGAGCAGCACCCAGGAGATCAGCACCGGTGCGGAGGCCGCCACCTGCCTGACCACTCTGCAGCTGACCTAA
- the ppk2 gene encoding polyphosphate kinase 2, with amino-acid sequence MGKKDTSEQQNSPSKLSKREYEHELKRLQAELVDMQQWVVETGARVVIVMEGRDAAGKGSAIKRITQYLNPRTTRIEALPAPNSREKGQWYFQRYVERLPTAGEIVIFDRSWYNRAGVERVMGFCTSQEYRRFLHQAPIFERLLVEDGIMLRKYWFSVSDEEQIARFQSRLEDPLRRWKLSPMDLQSITRWEDYSRAKDEMFIHTDIPSAPWYTVESEDKKRSRINVISHLLSTIPYEKIDRPLPDIPKRPKSEREYQRPPREEFRYVPDVAAKLELKRNRTKKK; translated from the coding sequence ATGGGAAAAAAGGACACGAGCGAGCAACAAAACTCACCTTCCAAGCTGTCCAAGCGGGAGTATGAGCATGAACTCAAGCGGCTCCAGGCGGAGCTGGTGGACATGCAGCAGTGGGTGGTGGAAACCGGTGCCAGGGTGGTCATCGTCATGGAGGGCCGGGATGCCGCAGGGAAGGGATCCGCAATCAAACGGATCACCCAGTACCTCAACCCCCGCACCACCCGCATTGAGGCGCTCCCCGCCCCCAACTCCCGGGAGAAGGGGCAGTGGTATTTCCAGCGTTATGTCGAACGCCTTCCCACCGCCGGTGAAATCGTGATCTTCGACCGTTCCTGGTACAACCGTGCCGGGGTGGAGCGGGTCATGGGTTTCTGCACCTCCCAGGAGTATCGCCGTTTCCTCCACCAGGCCCCGATCTTCGAGCGGCTGCTGGTGGAGGACGGGATCATGCTGCGTAAGTACTGGTTCTCTGTTTCTGATGAGGAGCAGATCGCCCGTTTCCAGTCCCGGCTGGAGGATCCGCTGCGTCGTTGGAAGCTCTCGCCGATGGATCTGCAGTCGATCACCCGCTGGGAGGATTACTCCCGGGCCAAGGATGAGATGTTCATCCACACGGATATTCCCTCCGCGCCCTGGTACACGGTGGAGAGTGAGGATAAGAAGCGTTCGCGGATCAATGTGATCAGCCATCTGCTGTCGACGATCCCCTATGAGAAGATCGACCGCCCCCTGCCGGATATTCCGAAGCGTCCGAAGAGTGAGCGCGAATATCAACGTCCGCCGCGGGAGGAGTTCCGTTATGTTCCGGATGTGGCGGCGAAGCTGGAGCTTAAGCGCAACCGGACGAAGAAGAAGTAG
- a CDS encoding putative quinol monooxygenase, with protein sequence MILINVRFRPRPEYVENFREKVAAFTEATRAEEGCIFFDWSRNTDDPNEYILIEAFQDDAAEAHVKSQHFQDAANLFPEILLETPQIINTLIEGKSEWDRMAEFQVD encoded by the coding sequence ATGATTCTCATTAACGTCCGTTTCCGTCCCCGTCCCGAGTATGTCGAGAACTTCCGGGAGAAGGTCGCCGCCTTCACCGAGGCCACCCGCGCCGAGGAGGGCTGCATCTTCTTCGACTGGTCCCGCAACACCGATGACCCCAATGAGTACATCCTCATCGAGGCCTTCCAGGATGATGCCGCCGAGGCCCATGTGAAGTCCCAGCACTTCCAGGACGCCGCCAACCTCTTCCCGGAGATCCTGCTGGAAACCCCGCAGATCATCAACACCCTCATCGAGGGCAAGAGCGAGTGGGACCGGATGGCCGAGTTCCAGGTCGACTAA
- a CDS encoding 4-(cytidine 5'-diphospho)-2-C-methyl-D-erythritol kinase, which translates to MGVEQIRARAHAKVNLHLGVGQARADGYHELVTIFQSLSLHDELELKVLSKRAPKHGSVIDTLTLSGQAKGVPDDEDNLVWQAVDKLVAAYRAEGIGQLPMVELHLRKGIPVAGGMAGGSADAAAALRVTQAWLSEHADPLPESVLESIAAELGSDVPFTLHGGTMLGTGRGENLIPVMSRGHYHWVLAVSAAGLSTPEVFHKLDQLRESGRELPAHTDTTVLSRSLLNGDVAAVAANLVNDLQAPAISLRPGLRQILAAGEEAGALRGIVSGSGPTCAFLCRDAAHAAEVAGELIDSGLVIAAHPAQGPAEGAHVVPETF; encoded by the coding sequence ATGGGAGTGGAACAGATCCGGGCCCGCGCCCACGCCAAGGTCAACCTCCACCTGGGAGTGGGGCAGGCCCGGGCGGACGGCTATCACGAGCTGGTCACCATCTTCCAGTCCCTGAGCCTGCACGATGAGCTGGAACTGAAGGTGCTGTCGAAACGCGCCCCGAAGCATGGCAGCGTGATCGACACCCTGACCCTGAGTGGCCAGGCAAAGGGCGTGCCCGATGATGAGGACAATCTGGTCTGGCAGGCCGTCGATAAGCTGGTCGCCGCCTACCGCGCCGAGGGCATCGGCCAGCTGCCGATGGTGGAACTGCACCTGCGCAAGGGCATTCCGGTGGCTGGTGGAATGGCAGGGGGCTCCGCTGACGCCGCCGCCGCACTGCGCGTGACCCAGGCCTGGTTGAGTGAACATGCCGACCCTCTGCCCGAGTCCGTGCTGGAATCCATCGCCGCCGAACTCGGCTCCGATGTCCCCTTCACCCTGCACGGCGGCACCATGCTGGGTACCGGGCGGGGGGAGAACCTCATCCCGGTGATGTCCCGAGGCCACTACCACTGGGTACTGGCGGTTTCTGCCGCCGGGCTTTCCACCCCGGAGGTCTTCCACAAACTTGATCAGCTCCGCGAATCCGGCAGGGAACTGCCCGCCCACACCGACACCACCGTGCTGAGCCGCTCCCTGCTCAATGGTGATGTTGCAGCGGTGGCCGCCAACCTGGTCAATGATCTCCAGGCCCCGGCGATCAGTCTGCGCCCCGGTCTGCGTCAGATCCTGGCCGCCGGTGAGGAAGCGGGAGCCCTGCGTGGCATCGTCTCCGGTTCCGGACCCACCTGCGCCTTCCTCTGCCGGGATGCCGCGCATGCCGCCGAGGTGGCCGGAGAACTGATCGACAGTGGCCTGGTCATTGCGGCACACCCCGCCCAGGGCCCGGCCGAGGGCGCACACGTGGTGCCGGAAACTTTCTAG
- the phoU gene encoding phosphate signaling complex protein PhoU, translating to MRTSYQEKLNQLSHDLLVMGDAVRDIMADASTALLQGSLSAAEEALSRAGQLPELQSRCERKAVEILALESPKARDLRQVLSSIHIAYHLHRMGELATHIAQSARRRHPARAIPAEMVEEFGQLAQAAQNMTLKTRNLLVSPDTDTALELEQDDQFIDELSTSLLSRMTQSEWPHSARESVDTALLIRFYERYADHCVNVAGRVVYLVSGLKLEDYLAQQE from the coding sequence ATGCGCACCTCATATCAGGAAAAGCTCAACCAGCTCTCCCATGACCTGCTGGTCATGGGGGATGCGGTCCGGGACATCATGGCCGATGCTTCCACGGCTCTGCTGCAGGGGTCCTTATCCGCTGCGGAGGAGGCGCTTTCCCGCGCCGGGCAACTACCTGAACTGCAGAGCCGTTGTGAGAGGAAGGCGGTGGAGATCCTGGCCCTGGAAAGCCCCAAAGCGCGGGATCTGCGCCAGGTTCTCTCCTCGATCCACATCGCCTACCACCTCCACCGCATGGGGGAACTGGCCACCCACATCGCCCAGTCCGCCCGCCGCCGGCACCCCGCCAGAGCAATCCCGGCGGAGATGGTTGAGGAGTTCGGGCAGCTGGCGCAGGCCGCCCAGAACATGACGCTTAAAACCCGGAACCTGCTGGTGTCACCGGACACCGACACTGCCCTGGAGTTGGAGCAGGATGATCAGTTCATCGATGAGCTGAGCACTTCCCTGCTGAGCCGGATGACCCAGTCAGAGTGGCCGCATTCCGCCCGAGAGTCGGTGGACACCGCCCTGCTGATCCGTTTCTATGAGCGCTACGCCGATCACTGCGTGAATGTGGCGGGGCGGGTGGTGTACCTGGTCTCGGGGTTGAAGCTGGAGGATTATCTCGCGCAGCAGGAATGA
- a CDS encoding peroxiredoxin family protein, with product MPTTDDDATLLQLQVSEWVNGPELNLEELRGRVLLIETFQMLCPGCVTAGIPQAQRVHQTFAADQVQVIGLHTVFEHHEVMGPEALKVFLAEFGVRFPVAVDLPVEGHVVPATMRHYRLQGTPSTLLVDRKGRVRNIHFGTMEDLALGAWLGTLLTESE from the coding sequence ATGCCCACCACCGATGATGATGCCACGCTGCTGCAGCTCCAGGTCTCCGAATGGGTGAATGGGCCTGAACTTAACCTTGAGGAACTCAGGGGCCGGGTGCTGCTCATCGAGACCTTCCAGATGCTCTGCCCGGGATGTGTCACCGCTGGGATCCCCCAGGCACAACGGGTGCACCAGACCTTCGCTGCTGATCAGGTACAGGTCATCGGCCTGCACACCGTCTTTGAACACCATGAGGTGATGGGGCCGGAGGCGCTGAAGGTGTTCCTCGCGGAATTCGGGGTCCGTTTCCCGGTGGCGGTGGATCTCCCGGTTGAGGGTCATGTTGTTCCGGCGACGATGCGCCACTACCGGCTGCAGGGAACTCCCTCCACCCTGCTGGTGGATCGGAAAGGCAGGGTCCGCAACATCCACTTCGGCACGATGGAGGATCTCGCTCTCGGGGCCTGGCTGGGTACCCTGCTCACAGAGTCGGAATAG
- a CDS encoding alpha/beta hydrolase — MTWQRWRQWNLHPWGLICGTIGFALGLTPSLLPRTFFYQGLISGMAAALGYGIGVFLHLLWDLWLRERLRPHLEPRLHQVPAKWRDIGEVTLNVLSLLALLGMVLFSLRWQRGIAELTGSQAYSLWEFLLVLPIGLGLWLLLVLLSRGIRWLTRKGGGMLLGWLPSYRVVASWLLTAIIGVFLVEQVIPGTIVRGAETLLANGYQNAEPGDVPPTVPERSGSPESLAEWEGLGRYGMRFLNQGLHREELAELTGEPAEEPIRVYAGLDNAPTNAERAQLIIDEFLRTGATEREAIVMHFTTGTGWVNPQAAQAFELMYGGDTAYAAVQYSYLPSPVHFLAGGDEVNQAGRELITPVIDWWNTLPADTRPKLYLYGESLGSTGVEAAFSGIRDIANSVDGILLTGPPNFNSLWRAFVDRRDPGSSEVLPEYGGGTVVRFAENEEQIRNYAYGDYAWGPTRVLYIQHPSDPVVWWSPKLILREPDWLDEQPGFDRLPAMTWMPLITFLQVSADLPMAQAVPDGHGHNYGDAMLDGWAAIAGEDSGFSVPQIQELKPLLEQALDISGDREDVVG, encoded by the coding sequence ATGACCTGGCAGCGGTGGCGTCAGTGGAACCTGCACCCCTGGGGGCTGATCTGCGGCACCATCGGATTCGCCCTCGGACTGACCCCTTCGCTCCTGCCCCGCACCTTCTTCTATCAGGGCCTGATCTCCGGGATGGCTGCCGCCCTCGGGTACGGGATCGGGGTGTTTCTCCACCTCCTCTGGGATCTCTGGCTGCGGGAGAGGCTGCGTCCCCATCTGGAACCTCGGCTGCATCAGGTCCCGGCGAAATGGCGCGATATCGGGGAAGTCACGCTGAATGTTCTCTCCCTCCTGGCACTGCTGGGCATGGTGTTATTCTCGCTGCGCTGGCAACGTGGCATTGCGGAGCTGACCGGCTCGCAGGCCTATTCCCTCTGGGAGTTCCTCCTGGTGCTGCCGATCGGATTGGGGCTGTGGCTGCTGCTGGTCCTCCTCTCCCGGGGGATCCGCTGGCTGACCCGTAAAGGCGGCGGGATGCTGCTGGGCTGGTTGCCCAGTTACCGGGTGGTGGCATCCTGGCTGCTCACCGCAATCATCGGGGTGTTCCTGGTGGAGCAGGTCATCCCCGGCACCATTGTCCGGGGTGCGGAAACACTGCTGGCCAATGGTTATCAAAACGCAGAACCAGGGGATGTGCCACCCACCGTGCCGGAACGTTCCGGCAGCCCGGAGTCCCTCGCTGAGTGGGAGGGGCTCGGACGTTATGGCATGCGTTTTCTCAACCAGGGACTCCACCGGGAGGAATTGGCGGAGCTGACGGGTGAACCCGCGGAGGAACCGATCAGGGTGTACGCCGGGCTGGATAATGCGCCCACCAACGCCGAGCGTGCCCAATTGATCATCGATGAGTTCCTTCGAACCGGAGCCACCGAGCGGGAAGCCATCGTCATGCACTTCACCACCGGCACCGGTTGGGTGAACCCCCAGGCCGCGCAGGCCTTCGAGCTGATGTACGGCGGGGACACCGCCTATGCCGCGGTGCAGTACTCCTACCTGCCTTCCCCGGTGCATTTTCTGGCGGGCGGGGATGAGGTGAACCAGGCTGGCCGGGAACTGATCACCCCGGTCATCGACTGGTGGAACACCCTCCCGGCGGACACCCGCCCGAAGCTCTATCTCTATGGCGAATCGCTGGGCTCCACCGGGGTGGAGGCAGCCTTCTCCGGGATCCGTGACATCGCCAACTCGGTGGATGGCATCCTGCTGACTGGTCCGCCGAACTTCAACTCCCTGTGGCGCGCCTTCGTGGACCGCCGTGATCCCGGCAGCAGCGAGGTCCTGCCGGAATATGGGGGTGGAACGGTGGTGCGCTTCGCTGAGAATGAGGAACAGATCAGAAATTACGCCTATGGCGACTATGCCTGGGGCCCGACCAGGGTGCTCTACATTCAGCACCCCTCCGACCCGGTGGTGTGGTGGTCACCGAAGCTGATCTTGCGGGAGCCGGACTGGCTGGATGAACAACCCGGCTTCGACCGGCTTCCGGCCATGACCTGGATGCCGTTGATCACCTTCCTGCAGGTCTCGGCGGATCTACCGATGGCACAGGCGGTGCCCGACGGGCACGGCCACAACTACGGGGATGCGATGCTGGATGGGTGGGCGGCGATCGCCGGCGAGGACAGCGGTTTCTCGGTGCCCCAGATCCAGGAGCTGAAACCACTGCTGGAGCAGGCCCTCGACATCAGTGGTGACCGCGAAGACGTGGTCGGTTAG